In Cytobacillus oceanisediminis, the following proteins share a genomic window:
- a CDS encoding heavy metal translocating P-type ATPase produces MSMEAKALLKSSTASEENLLEKIKPHAELIAALLSGVLILAGWLLDRSEMEAASIAAYLLAFIIGGFAKAKEGIEETIENKELNVEMLMIFAAIGSAIIGYWTEGAILIFIFAVSGALETYTMNKSHKEISSLMELQPEEALRIIDGSEERVHVSELEIGDLILVKPGERVPSDGTIVKGHSSLDEAAITGESLPVSKGADDQVFAGTVNLNGSITVEITKPNNETLFQKIIELVQSAQSEKSPSQLFIEKFEGTYVKVVLAVVVLMMFAPHFLLGWSWTETFYRAMILLVVASPCALVASIMPATLSAISNGAKHGILFKGGVHLENLSHLKAIAFDKTGTLTKGKPEVTDVAVKDGLSREDLLLKVASIESHSNHPLANAIVKYAKETLSESLIRPESIEDVTGFGVKAKVDQDVWKIGKASFVGKTEAKAFANGAADRMASEGKTVVFVQKNEEVIGLISLKDVVREETKQAIDLLKQQGIYTIMLTGDSQTTAAAIASESHVNEHIAECLPENKVEHLKKLKEKYSNVAMVGDGINDAPALATANVGIAMGEGTDVALETADVVLMKNDLPKIAEAIELSSRMNRIIKQNVIFSITVIMFLIASNFLQILDLPYGVIGHEGSTILVILNSLRLLRS; encoded by the coding sequence ATGAGTATGGAGGCAAAGGCGCTGCTTAAAAGCAGCACTGCATCTGAAGAAAACCTTTTAGAAAAAATCAAACCTCATGCTGAACTGATTGCCGCTCTTCTAAGCGGTGTATTGATTCTGGCAGGCTGGTTATTAGACCGAAGCGAAATGGAAGCTGCATCGATTGCCGCTTACCTGCTGGCTTTCATTATCGGCGGCTTTGCGAAAGCAAAAGAAGGCATCGAAGAGACCATTGAGAATAAAGAGCTGAATGTTGAAATGCTGATGATATTTGCTGCGATCGGATCTGCCATTATCGGTTATTGGACAGAAGGCGCAATCCTGATATTCATCTTCGCGGTCAGCGGCGCTTTAGAAACATACACCATGAACAAAAGTCATAAAGAAATCTCTTCCCTTATGGAACTGCAGCCAGAAGAAGCCCTGAGGATCATAGACGGGTCCGAGGAACGTGTGCATGTTTCTGAGCTGGAAATCGGGGATTTAATCCTGGTGAAACCAGGTGAGCGGGTGCCATCCGATGGAACAATCGTAAAAGGCCATTCATCATTGGACGAAGCAGCGATCACGGGTGAATCACTGCCAGTTTCCAAGGGGGCAGATGACCAGGTATTTGCCGGTACTGTAAATCTGAACGGATCGATTACGGTTGAAATAACCAAACCAAATAACGAAACCCTTTTTCAAAAAATTATCGAGCTTGTGCAATCAGCCCAAAGCGAGAAATCTCCTTCACAGCTTTTCATTGAAAAGTTTGAAGGAACCTATGTCAAAGTTGTTTTAGCTGTTGTCGTTTTAATGATGTTTGCTCCTCACTTTCTTTTAGGATGGAGCTGGACAGAAACCTTTTACCGGGCAATGATTCTGCTTGTTGTCGCTTCACCTTGTGCCCTGGTTGCATCAATCATGCCGGCGACTTTATCAGCCATTTCGAATGGTGCGAAACACGGAATTCTTTTTAAAGGAGGCGTGCATCTCGAAAACTTAAGCCATCTTAAAGCGATCGCCTTTGATAAAACCGGCACACTGACAAAAGGAAAACCGGAAGTAACCGATGTAGCAGTCAAGGATGGTCTTTCCAGGGAAGATCTGCTTCTAAAGGTAGCTTCCATTGAGAGTCATTCAAACCACCCGCTTGCAAATGCCATAGTCAAATATGCCAAAGAAACACTATCAGAATCCCTTATTCGTCCGGAAAGCATTGAAGATGTTACCGGATTTGGAGTCAAAGCCAAAGTTGATCAAGATGTATGGAAAATCGGCAAAGCCTCTTTTGTCGGTAAAACAGAGGCCAAAGCATTTGCAAATGGAGCTGCCGATCGCATGGCTAGTGAAGGAAAAACTGTTGTCTTTGTACAGAAAAATGAAGAAGTAATTGGCCTTATTTCCCTCAAGGATGTTGTCCGCGAAGAGACTAAGCAGGCAATTGACCTTTTGAAGCAGCAAGGAATTTACACCATCATGCTTACTGGAGACAGCCAGACAACGGCAGCAGCGATTGCCAGCGAAAGCCATGTTAATGAGCATATTGCCGAATGCCTTCCTGAAAACAAAGTGGAGCATTTAAAAAAGCTGAAAGAAAAATACAGCAATGTCGCCATGGTCGGTGACGGAATTAACGATGCCCCTGCCCTTGCAACTGCAAATGTCGGAATTGCCATGGGCGAAGGAACGGATGTAGCGCTTGAAACAGCTGATGTTGTCTTAATGAAAAATGACCTGCCAAAAATTGCCGAAGCCATTGAACTTTCAAGCAGAATGAATCGCATTATCAAACAAAATGTCATCTTTTCTATAACGGTCATTATGTTTTTAATTGCATCGAACTTCCTGCAGATACTTGACCTTCCTTATGGAGTAATCGGCCATGAAGGGTCCACCATTTTAGTTATTTTAAACAGCTTGAGGTTATTAAGATCATAA
- a CDS encoding MFS transporter, with protein sequence MNKETMRFWILISIVAISGFSQGMLLPLIAIIFENDGISSSLNGLNATGLYIGILLISPFMEYPLRKYGYKPVIILGGLLVVVSLILFPLWKSFWFWFILRLLIGIGDHALHFGTQTWITSFSPENKRGRNISLYGLFFGVGFAVGPLMAPLVKINETMPFIISSILCLIAWLFLFTLKNDFPEQSIEINSFRETMKRFSKATKYGWVAFLPALGYGFLEASLNGSFPIYGLRIGLEVSSVSLLLTSFAIGGIIFQLPLGIMSDKFGRRNVLMSILFIGFISFVTASMLEELVFALTVCLFIAGMAVGSTFSLGITYMADLMPKNLLPTGNLLCGVAFSIGSLIGPYFGGLFIELFKSISFFNIISVMLLIIFGAVTLFGNKQQVFEKSQSF encoded by the coding sequence ATGAATAAAGAAACAATGCGTTTTTGGATTCTCATCAGCATTGTTGCCATTTCAGGTTTTAGCCAGGGAATGCTGCTTCCTTTAATTGCGATTATTTTTGAAAATGACGGCATTTCCTCCAGTTTGAATGGTTTGAATGCAACAGGTTTATACATTGGGATCCTGCTCATCTCTCCTTTTATGGAATATCCATTGCGAAAATACGGCTATAAGCCGGTTATTATCCTTGGAGGTTTATTAGTGGTGGTATCTCTCATCCTGTTTCCTCTCTGGAAATCCTTTTGGTTTTGGTTCATTCTCCGGCTTTTAATCGGAATTGGAGACCATGCCCTGCACTTCGGAACACAAACATGGATCACATCCTTTTCACCTGAAAATAAACGCGGCCGGAATATATCATTATATGGACTTTTCTTCGGGGTAGGATTTGCTGTAGGGCCATTAATGGCTCCGCTTGTCAAAATTAATGAAACCATGCCATTTATCATTTCTTCCATACTATGTCTGATTGCCTGGCTGTTCTTATTTACATTGAAAAATGACTTCCCTGAACAGTCCATTGAAATCAACTCATTCAGGGAAACAATGAAGCGCTTTTCAAAAGCCACAAAATATGGATGGGTTGCCTTCTTGCCTGCGCTGGGCTATGGGTTTCTTGAAGCCTCCTTGAACGGCAGCTTTCCCATCTATGGCCTGCGCATCGGGCTGGAAGTTTCAAGTGTTTCACTGCTGCTGACTTCATTTGCAATCGGCGGAATCATATTTCAGCTTCCATTAGGGATCATGAGTGATAAATTCGGAAGACGCAATGTGTTAATGAGTATTCTATTTATCGGGTTTATCAGCTTCGTCACCGCAAGCATGCTCGAAGAATTGGTTTTTGCTCTGACAGTTTGCTTATTCATTGCCGGCATGGCCGTCGGATCAACCTTTTCACTTGGCATCACCTATATGGCAGACTTAATGCCAAAAAACCTGCTTCCTACCGGCAACCTGCTATGCGGAGTAGCATTTAGCATCGGCAGCCTGATTGGCCCCTATTTCGGCGGCCTTTTCATTGAATTATTCAAATCCATAAGCTTCTTCAATATTATCAGTGTCATGCTTTTGATTATCTTTGGTGCAGTCACATTGTTTGGGAATAAACAGCAGGTATTTGAAAAGAGCCAGTCATTTTAA
- a CDS encoding OsmC family protein, which yields MEFKMKEEAGFYTDLPFGRLDVAGDEEYGFRPYQLLVASLAVCSGGVLRKIMKKMRMEFEDIEIKTSVERNPEVADRVEKVHIHFIIKGTDLNEAKLHKAMELTRKNCSMVRSVEGSIEIEETFELI from the coding sequence ATGGAATTTAAAATGAAGGAAGAAGCAGGCTTCTATACCGATTTGCCATTTGGACGCCTGGATGTTGCCGGGGATGAAGAGTATGGCTTCAGGCCGTATCAGCTGCTTGTCGCTTCGCTGGCTGTGTGCAGCGGGGGTGTTTTAAGAAAAATCATGAAAAAAATGCGCATGGAATTTGAAGACATCGAAATAAAAACCAGTGTGGAAAGAAATCCTGAAGTCGCTGACCGTGTAGAGAAGGTACATATTCATTTCATCATAAAAGGAACGGACTTAAATGAGGCCAAACTTCACAAAGCAATGGAATTGACTAGAAAAAATTGTTCAATGGTGCGTTCAGTGGAAGGAAGCATTGAAATAGAAGAGACATTTGAACTTATTTAA
- a CDS encoding acyl-CoA dehydrogenase family protein, whose amino-acid sequence MKFQDLNTTEERIQLMEKLSEKFLSRAGKNDEEGLFPFENIKELKESGYTSLTVPRRYGGKEISLSEFLRLQEKIAEGDGSTALSIGWHMGIIKSLGEKNNWEEPVFKALCEEVKKGALMNNCATEPQTGSPTRGGKPVTSARKEEGFWIINGRKSFTTMAPVLDYFNVSATIEESGEIGNFLIPRSSEGLEIEETWDSIAMRGTGSHDLLLKNVRVKQDALVELFQPGKKGAAGWLLHIPACYLGIAQAAQDYAITFAKNYSPNSISGTIIDLPNVQQKIGEMELELMRARHFLYSVAKKWDEANDEARSRMQPELGAVKLAVTNAAIAVVDLAMRVAGARSLSAKNPLQRYYRDVRAGLHNPPMDDMTIHALAKNVIK is encoded by the coding sequence ATGAAATTCCAAGACTTAAATACAACAGAAGAAAGAATCCAGCTCATGGAAAAACTATCGGAAAAGTTTTTATCAAGAGCTGGCAAAAATGATGAAGAGGGTCTTTTCCCCTTTGAAAATATAAAAGAACTCAAAGAATCAGGATATACATCATTAACAGTCCCCAGACGATATGGAGGAAAGGAAATCTCCCTTTCTGAATTTCTGCGCCTCCAGGAAAAGATAGCTGAAGGAGATGGCTCCACAGCCTTATCCATTGGCTGGCATATGGGCATTATTAAAAGCCTTGGCGAGAAAAATAACTGGGAAGAACCCGTATTCAAGGCTTTATGTGAGGAAGTGAAAAAGGGAGCATTAATGAATAACTGTGCAACAGAACCGCAGACAGGCAGCCCTACAAGGGGAGGAAAGCCAGTTACCTCTGCAAGAAAAGAAGAAGGTTTCTGGATCATTAATGGCCGGAAAAGCTTTACGACCATGGCCCCTGTGCTTGATTACTTCAATGTGAGCGCCACGATTGAAGAAAGCGGAGAAATAGGAAACTTCTTAATTCCGAGAAGTTCCGAGGGCTTGGAGATAGAGGAAACATGGGACAGCATTGCCATGAGGGGAACGGGGAGCCATGACCTTCTTTTAAAAAATGTAAGGGTGAAGCAGGACGCGCTTGTTGAGCTGTTTCAGCCCGGCAAAAAAGGAGCGGCTGGATGGCTTCTCCATATACCGGCTTGTTATTTAGGCATTGCACAGGCAGCTCAAGATTATGCCATTACCTTTGCTAAAAATTATTCCCCGAACAGCATTAGCGGTACCATCATTGATTTGCCCAATGTTCAGCAAAAAATTGGCGAGATGGAGCTTGAACTCATGAGAGCACGCCATTTTCTCTATTCCGTTGCAAAAAAATGGGATGAAGCAAACGATGAAGCCAGAAGCAGGATGCAGCCTGAATTGGGAGCAGTCAAGCTGGCTGTAACGAACGCCGCCATTGCAGTAGTCGATTTAGCCATGCGTGTGGCAGGTGCCCGCAGTTTATCAGCAAAAAATCCTCTGCAGCGCTATTACAGGGATGTGCGTGCAGGCCTTCATAATCCGCCAATGGATGATATGACGATTCATGCTTTGGCAAAAAACGTTATAAAGTAA
- the cax gene encoding calcium/proton exchanger, protein MTNKVFMVLAFAGVPLSVIGTLMHWSNILLFVIYCITIIALASYMGRATESLAIVTGPRIGGLLNATFGNAVELIISIFALKAGLISVVLASLTGSVLGNLLLVAGLSFFVGGVKYKTQSFNVYDARHNSGLLMFAVIVAFVIPEVFSMTMDEAETITFSIGISVILIALYLAALFFKLVTHRGVYQSKEEDRSSHEEETPEWSKGKAIAVLAISTIAVAYVSENLVHTFEEVGEAFGWTELFIGVVIVAIVGNAAEHASAIIMAYKNKMDIAVEIAVGSTLQVAMFVAPVLVLLSLLFPAAMPLVFTMPELIAMVTAVLLMIVIGNDGETNWFEGATLLAAYVIMGIGFYLL, encoded by the coding sequence ATGACAAATAAAGTTTTCATGGTATTGGCGTTTGCTGGTGTACCGCTGTCTGTCATCGGAACTTTGATGCATTGGTCCAATATTTTGCTGTTTGTGATTTACTGCATCACCATTATCGCATTAGCCAGTTATATGGGAAGGGCGACAGAGAGCCTTGCCATAGTGACAGGCCCCCGAATTGGAGGATTGCTGAATGCCACCTTTGGAAACGCGGTCGAACTGATCATTTCGATTTTTGCTTTAAAGGCCGGCCTGATTAGTGTTGTTCTTGCATCACTGACAGGATCCGTATTGGGGAATTTACTGTTAGTGGCAGGTCTTTCATTTTTCGTTGGCGGGGTTAAATACAAGACCCAGTCCTTTAATGTCTATGATGCACGTCATAATTCAGGACTTCTGATGTTTGCCGTCATTGTGGCTTTTGTGATTCCTGAAGTTTTTTCAATGACCATGGATGAAGCTGAAACGATTACCTTCAGCATTGGCATCTCTGTCATTTTAATAGCTCTTTATTTAGCGGCTTTGTTCTTCAAACTGGTCACTCACCGGGGCGTCTATCAGTCCAAAGAGGAAGACAGAAGCTCTCATGAGGAGGAAACTCCGGAGTGGAGCAAAGGGAAAGCCATTGCTGTACTTGCCATTTCGACCATTGCCGTTGCTTATGTATCAGAGAATCTGGTTCACACCTTTGAAGAAGTTGGAGAAGCGTTTGGCTGGACAGAGCTTTTTATTGGGGTAGTTATAGTGGCAATCGTGGGAAATGCTGCTGAGCATGCTTCTGCCATCATTATGGCTTATAAAAATAAAATGGATATAGCTGTTGAAATTGCTGTTGGTTCCACGCTGCAGGTTGCAATGTTCGTAGCGCCTGTCCTTGTACTGCTTTCATTGCTGTTCCCAGCTGCAATGCCTCTTGTCTTTACAATGCCTGAGTTAATTGCCATGGTGACAGCGGTGCTGCTGATGATTGTAATTGGCAATGATGGAGAAACCAACTGGTTTGAAGGCGCCACTCTGCTGGCAGCTTACGTTATCATGGGAATAGGGTTTTATCTTTTATAG
- a CDS encoding YfkD famly protein, with product MKKYVSILFLGLILMLSFHPAAEAQKGTEKSVKQPQKAIAVPNSVLNVTKENTYPNPAQDMPTLQPSELTQQLIDSSKVKIENPDLIRMLNETSVSSTPFALGYRAIVYLGQWPLNYESAETSPNWEYQRINTNYFDNRGGKAPYQIHYVQETQKVVRGGLTAKVPNAEDVKKMMLLKAMEKSGLPLAFETIVGAGTKKDHIYNIPPKRLGYLYGYAPAINEKGKVTYGEVYLMLKGSKKMIVIKNVTSQGIGAWIPIQDHVTFGFVVSERPR from the coding sequence ATGAAAAAATACGTAAGCATTCTTTTTTTAGGTCTTATATTAATGCTGTCATTCCATCCGGCCGCAGAAGCGCAGAAAGGGACTGAGAAATCGGTAAAACAGCCGCAGAAGGCCATTGCTGTCCCTAATTCGGTGCTGAATGTTACAAAGGAAAATACGTATCCGAATCCGGCTCAGGATATGCCGACACTCCAGCCGAGTGAATTAACCCAGCAGCTCATTGATTCATCCAAGGTTAAAATCGAAAATCCGGATCTCATTCGGATGCTGAATGAAACCTCTGTGAGCAGCACTCCATTCGCACTCGGATACAGAGCCATCGTATATCTCGGTCAGTGGCCGCTCAATTACGAGTCTGCCGAAACCTCTCCTAATTGGGAATATCAGAGGATAAACACGAATTATTTCGACAACCGCGGCGGCAAGGCTCCTTACCAGATTCATTACGTGCAGGAAACCCAAAAGGTTGTCCGCGGAGGTCTGACTGCCAAGGTTCCCAATGCCGAGGATGTAAAAAAGATGATGCTTCTCAAAGCCATGGAGAAATCCGGTCTGCCTCTTGCTTTTGAAACCATTGTTGGCGCAGGCACCAAAAAAGATCATATTTATAACATTCCTCCAAAAAGATTAGGCTATCTATACGGCTATGCTCCTGCAATCAACGAAAAGGGGAAAGTAACGTATGGAGAGGTGTATTTGATGCTAAAAGGCAGCAAGAAAATGATCGTCATTAAAAATGTCACTTCACAGGGAATAGGTGCCTGGATTCCGATTCAGGATCATGTGACGTTTGGGTTTGTTGTTTCCGAAAGGCCAAGATAA
- the yfkAB gene encoding radical SAM/CxCxxxxC motif protein YfkAB translates to MKTQLSPITPENDPWEAYSDIDQHGKLVLSNIEFTTTVLCNMRCEHCAVGYTLQPRDPDALPIDLMLKRLDEIPLLSSLSITGGEPMLSKKSVKNYVAPLLRYAHERRVRTQINSNLTLELARYEEIIPYLDVLHISHNWGTEADFIEGGFAMMERKPTIEQRQRLFYRMIENSRELVKAGVMVSAETMLNKRTLPYLEKIHKQITEEMHCQRHEVHPMYPSDFASSLETLTLEEMRSAIHHLLDIRDENTWMLFGTLPFYACSSNKEDLELLRRLHSSNNVTVRNDPDGRSRLNINIFTGDVIVTDFGDTPPLGNIQTDQLEDIYQKWSRTELADSLNCHCAGVRCLGPNVLVKNSYYKETDFKTRRSKI, encoded by the coding sequence ATGAAAACACAACTTTCACCTATCACACCGGAAAATGATCCATGGGAAGCTTATTCCGATATCGATCAGCACGGGAAATTGGTGCTTTCAAATATTGAATTCACAACCACTGTATTATGCAATATGCGCTGTGAACACTGCGCTGTCGGCTATACACTTCAGCCCAGGGACCCCGATGCCCTGCCCATTGATTTGATGCTTAAGAGACTGGATGAAATCCCTCTTTTAAGCTCACTGAGCATTACAGGCGGGGAGCCGATGCTTTCAAAAAAATCAGTTAAAAATTATGTTGCGCCGCTGCTTCGCTATGCGCACGAAAGAAGGGTCAGAACACAGATTAATTCTAATCTGACACTGGAGTTAGCCCGATATGAAGAAATCATTCCTTATTTGGATGTCCTTCATATTTCACATAATTGGGGAACTGAGGCGGATTTTATCGAGGGCGGCTTTGCGATGATGGAGCGAAAGCCGACAATCGAGCAGCGTCAGCGGCTTTTTTACAGGATGATTGAAAACAGCAGGGAGCTCGTGAAAGCGGGGGTGATGGTTTCTGCTGAAACAATGCTCAACAAACGGACATTGCCTTATCTGGAAAAAATCCATAAACAGATTACAGAAGAAATGCACTGCCAGCGCCATGAGGTCCATCCGATGTATCCATCAGACTTCGCCTCATCATTAGAAACTTTAACTCTTGAAGAAATGAGATCAGCCATCCATCATCTCCTGGATATCCGGGATGAGAATACATGGATGCTGTTTGGCACCCTTCCCTTTTATGCCTGCAGCAGCAATAAAGAAGACCTGGAGCTTTTAAGAAGACTGCATTCATCAAATAATGTAACCGTCCGGAATGACCCTGACGGAAGATCACGGCTGAATATAAATATTTTCACCGGCGATGTCATTGTCACTGACTTTGGCGATACACCGCCTCTGGGAAATATCCAAACCGATCAGCTTGAGGATATTTATCAAAAGTGGAGCAGAACTGAACTCGCTGATTCTCTGAACTGTCATTGTGCGGGGGTTAGATGCCTTGGCCCTAACGTCCTTGTAAAGAACAGCTATTATAAAGAAACAGATTTTAAAACAAGACGCTCGAAGATCTAA
- the ggt gene encoding gamma-glutamyltransferase gives MGYRRGKSLSKDMEKQSHERETAVGTAGMVVSPHSVATDIGEKILREGGNSVDAAAAIQFALNVVEPMMTGIGGSGFLMVYDNKKKDVKIYDGHTRAPKGVHPEMFLDDNGEVIDFRKRSTHGTAVGIPGILKAFDTALKEQGSKPLADLIQPAIEAAESGVEVNWVMEEALQNFHYRLGEEAKAFYFPEGKSLKEGDRLVKDHLAKTFRILQKEGIASFYEGEIAEAIVETLKEEGGFMTLEDLKNYRLTIDEPIWGEYKGYKIASSAPPSAGGVTVIQILKMLEKFDLSQYDAKSWEKYYLITEAMRLAFTDKVAYSGDPEFSDLPIEGLLHDDYIAERVKAINFKRRNDAIDFGNPWKYQEGEPKKIIRQPDDLEKSETTHFTVVDQWGNIAACTSTVEHPFGSGIMVKGYGFLLNNELTDFDANPGGINEPKPDKRPVSCKSPTILFKDDQPVLTLGSPGGPTIIGSVFQTIVNIIDHKMNLKEAIEEPRIFATTGPLIEWEPGISMESKGEMESSGFEFGDKPSRIGNVQAIQIDREKGRLYGAADSSREGKAAGITEEQTKS, from the coding sequence ATGGGTTATAGACGAGGGAAATCATTATCAAAGGATATGGAAAAACAATCTCACGAAAGAGAAACAGCTGTTGGAACTGCGGGGATGGTAGTCAGTCCTCATTCAGTTGCCACAGATATAGGTGAAAAAATATTGCGGGAGGGCGGTAATTCTGTAGATGCTGCAGCAGCCATCCAATTTGCTCTAAATGTAGTAGAACCAATGATGACAGGCATTGGCGGAAGCGGATTTTTAATGGTTTACGACAATAAAAAGAAAGATGTAAAAATATATGATGGCCACACAAGGGCGCCAAAAGGCGTGCATCCGGAAATGTTCCTCGATGACAATGGGGAAGTAATCGATTTTCGCAAACGCTCTACACATGGAACAGCGGTGGGCATTCCGGGTATCTTAAAAGCTTTTGATACAGCTCTTAAGGAACAAGGTTCCAAGCCATTAGCTGATCTGATTCAGCCGGCAATAGAAGCCGCTGAGAGCGGTGTGGAAGTGAACTGGGTGATGGAGGAAGCTCTTCAGAATTTTCATTACAGACTGGGTGAGGAAGCGAAAGCCTTTTATTTTCCAGAAGGCAAATCCCTTAAGGAAGGTGACAGGTTAGTCAAGGATCATTTAGCCAAGACATTTAGGATCCTGCAAAAAGAGGGAATTGCCTCTTTTTATGAAGGGGAAATTGCTGAAGCCATTGTAGAAACTCTTAAAGAAGAAGGCGGCTTTATGACGCTTGAGGACCTAAAGAATTACCGGCTTACCATTGATGAACCGATATGGGGCGAGTATAAAGGCTATAAGATTGCTTCGTCAGCTCCTCCAAGTGCAGGCGGGGTAACAGTTATCCAAATTCTTAAAATGCTGGAAAAGTTTGATTTAAGCCAGTATGACGCAAAGTCCTGGGAAAAGTACTATCTGATTACCGAAGCCATGCGTTTGGCTTTTACGGACAAAGTTGCCTATTCAGGTGATCCGGAATTTTCCGATCTTCCTATTGAAGGGCTGCTTCATGATGATTATATTGCTGAAAGGGTAAAAGCCATTAATTTTAAAAGAAGAAATGATGCAATAGATTTTGGTAACCCCTGGAAATATCAAGAAGGGGAACCAAAGAAGATTATCCGCCAGCCTGATGATTTAGAGAAAAGCGAAACAACTCATTTCACGGTTGTCGACCAATGGGGCAATATTGCCGCATGTACATCAACCGTTGAGCATCCATTTGGGTCAGGGATTATGGTAAAGGGCTACGGATTTTTATTAAACAATGAGCTTACTGACTTTGATGCCAACCCTGGCGGTATTAATGAACCAAAACCGGACAAAAGGCCAGTCAGCTGCAAAAGCCCGACGATTTTATTTAAGGATGACCAGCCCGTTCTAACTCTTGGTTCTCCAGGCGGACCGACAATTATTGGCTCGGTTTTTCAGACGATCGTGAATATCATTGATCATAAAATGAATTTAAAGGAAGCCATTGAAGAGCCTAGAATCTTTGCCACCACAGGTCCTCTAATTGAATGGGAGCCGGGAATAAGCATGGAATCCAAAGGCGAAATGGAGTCAAGTGGATTTGAATTTGGAGATAAACCAAGCCGAATCGGGAATGTTCAGGCCATTCAGATCGACCGGGAGAAAGGCCGTCTATATGGTGCTGCTGACTCCAGCCGTGAAGGAAAGGCAGCCGGAATTACAGAGGAGCAAACAAAAAGCTGA
- a CDS encoding SE1561 family protein, with the protein MGSPIQDKNSQVTFLKQRLNMFLDVLEAIEPEDTEIEDIDRLIAMIDDLESKCREFNNRD; encoded by the coding sequence TTGGGCAGTCCGATTCAAGATAAAAATTCACAGGTTACTTTTCTAAAACAGCGCTTAAATATGTTCCTTGATGTACTGGAAGCTATTGAGCCGGAAGACACCGAAATCGAAGACATCGACCGTTTAATTGCTATGATCGATGACCTCGAATCCAAATGCCGTGAATTTAATAACCGCGATTAA